One genomic window of Mucilaginibacter sp. SJ includes the following:
- a CDS encoding radical SAM/SPASM domain-containing protein, with amino-acid sequence MKLSNYILATDVLDDVSLDNKRIIFSTRTATSILVEESIYTNLNAGKFEAISPEMRSVLEEKEFIVPEEQDEFEYIMAVNSKVKEEGTFLSMTIQPSANCQLGCHYCGQTHSKHYASDAVIDKYYERIVYLLSQKSYDGIAITWYGGEPLTGYSSIKKTSARLIRLAEERGIRYTADMITNGLSLKPALFKELVEDCRVMNYQITLDGTAESHDQRRITKTGDATFDIIFKNIKDVTDLPEFKEKGCGISIRVNIDKTNYQYVEPLIDYVNEHRLQGKVSMYFATIVDFGGNDAGKASLGKDFFAEKEIEWLLKCYEYNIAVNVMPKRTYSVCMAEKQDSEVYDAFGNIYACWEFPYSETYGQGDSLIGNLFFPHETYNTNATLRNWNEMLTSGQTWCKTCKHLPICGGGCPKSWFEGTPACPPFKSNYKDRLLLDYFIQKKKEESRLAVS; translated from the coding sequence ATGAAATTATCTAATTATATATTGGCCACCGATGTGCTTGATGATGTCAGCCTCGATAATAAACGTATCATTTTTTCAACCCGGACAGCGACATCTATCCTGGTAGAAGAAAGTATCTACACCAATCTTAATGCCGGCAAGTTTGAGGCGATCAGTCCAGAGATGCGCAGTGTCCTGGAAGAGAAAGAGTTCATTGTTCCTGAGGAACAGGATGAGTTTGAATATATAATGGCCGTTAACTCGAAGGTAAAGGAAGAAGGGACTTTCCTGAGCATGACCATCCAGCCTTCAGCTAACTGCCAGTTGGGTTGCCATTATTGCGGGCAGACCCATTCCAAGCATTATGCCAGCGATGCGGTGATCGATAAATATTATGAACGCATTGTTTACCTTCTTTCGCAGAAATCCTATGATGGCATCGCTATTACCTGGTATGGCGGGGAGCCGCTGACCGGTTATTCGTCGATCAAAAAAACTTCAGCCCGTTTGATCAGGCTTGCCGAAGAACGTGGCATACGCTATACCGCGGATATGATTACCAATGGCCTGAGCCTAAAACCCGCATTGTTCAAGGAACTAGTTGAAGACTGCAGGGTCATGAACTACCAGATCACGCTGGATGGCACTGCGGAGTCACACGACCAGCGACGGATAACAAAGACAGGTGACGCCACATTTGATATCATTTTCAAAAACATAAAGGACGTAACCGATCTGCCAGAATTTAAAGAGAAAGGTTGTGGCATTTCGATCCGTGTCAATATCGATAAAACAAATTACCAATACGTAGAGCCCTTGATCGATTATGTCAATGAGCACCGGCTCCAAGGAAAAGTTAGCATGTATTTTGCGACCATCGTTGATTTCGGTGGAAACGACGCCGGTAAAGCGAGTCTGGGCAAAGATTTCTTCGCGGAAAAGGAAATAGAATGGCTGCTGAAATGCTACGAGTACAATATCGCGGTTAACGTGATGCCGAAAAGGACCTATTCCGTGTGCATGGCCGAAAAGCAGGATTCTGAGGTTTATGATGCTTTTGGCAATATCTATGCCTGCTGGGAATTTCCATATTCGGAAACTTACGGACAGGGTGATAGCCTGATCGGAAACCTGTTCTTTCCGCATGAAACCTATAACACCAATGCAACCCTGCGAAACTGGAACGAAATGCTGACCTCGGGCCAAACCTGGTGTAAAACTTGTAAACACCTGCCGATCTGCGGTGGTGGCTGCCCTAAATCCTGGTTCGAGGGTACCCCGGCCTGCCCGCCATTCAAGTCCAACTATAAAGACAGGCTGCTGCTTGATTATTTTATCCAGAAAAAGAAAGAAGAAAGCCGGTTAGCGGTCAGCTAA
- a CDS encoding peptidase domain-containing ABC transporter, producing MRFPFTKQLDTFDCGPTCLQMVSEFYGKKIDLDFLREQCYITREGVSLLGISQAAERIGFRTLMVKIGLDSLAEDVPMPVILHWNQEHFVVLYKIRNKGPKKVGTAGLEFIIADPAHGLTRIKSEDFLKFWQTSEGNKGIALLLEPTAAFYDRHNYESVDKSDLRFLLSYLKPFRKSVLLLALCMMASVGITICLPYLTQGLIDKGIVGKNYAFIVLFVLSQFILYTGGTALDVFRGWILLHMNAKISLNIISDFLKKLMRLPIRFFDSKSVGDVSQRINDHHKIETFLTSDIISTLFSSLQIIVLSSMLFTYKFSIWATFICFSASAVLWMFLFQKKRKQLDYVRFTQSKATQEKLFELIVGMQEIKLYNGEQEKRWEWEFLQVRQYRLNIKGLKLEQYQQTGFFFLSHIKNVVISFLSAVAVMHGELTIGVMLSISFIIGQTNGPLQQLIQFFKSAQDANLSFSRLQEVHHKDDEEQGSLPESELGTFAPLHDGIYLKRLNFQYQGPRSPFVLRDLDVLIPKGKITAIVGASGSGKTTLMKLLLGFYQPTDGAVMIGDQELSELSPKLWRSHCGTVMQDGYLFNDTIARNIVVDGSFPDTERFNRAVYVSNIDEFVNQLPLGYNTKIGPSGVGLSGGQKQRILIARAVYKDPAYLFFDEATSSLDAGNETAIMDRLDTFFIGKTVVVIAHRLSTVRHADQIIVLEKGMVVETGNHESLTTNRGAYYDLVKNQLELGA from the coding sequence ATGAGATTTCCGTTTACAAAGCAACTGGACACTTTTGACTGTGGCCCTACCTGCCTTCAGATGGTGTCGGAATTTTATGGAAAAAAGATCGACCTTGATTTTCTCCGGGAGCAGTGTTATATTACCCGGGAGGGCGTGAGCCTGCTCGGGATTAGCCAGGCGGCAGAGAGGATCGGTTTCCGGACGCTGATGGTAAAGATTGGTCTTGATTCGCTGGCAGAAGATGTGCCGATGCCGGTGATCCTGCACTGGAACCAGGAGCACTTTGTTGTCTTATACAAGATCAGGAATAAAGGCCCCAAAAAAGTGGGAACTGCCGGACTGGAATTTATAATTGCAGATCCGGCACATGGCCTGACCCGTATAAAATCCGAGGATTTTCTTAAGTTTTGGCAAACTTCTGAAGGCAATAAAGGCATCGCGCTGCTGCTGGAACCGACGGCCGCGTTTTACGACCGGCACAATTATGAGTCGGTGGATAAAAGCGACCTCAGATTCTTACTGAGCTATCTGAAGCCCTTTCGAAAATCAGTCCTGCTGCTCGCATTATGCATGATGGCCTCTGTCGGCATAACCATTTGCCTGCCATATTTGACGCAGGGGCTTATCGATAAAGGGATCGTTGGTAAAAACTATGCTTTCATCGTTTTGTTCGTTTTGTCCCAGTTTATCTTGTATACAGGCGGCACAGCACTTGACGTCTTCAGGGGATGGATCCTGCTCCATATGAACGCAAAGATCAGCCTGAACATCATATCGGACTTTTTAAAAAAGCTTATGCGCCTACCGATCCGGTTTTTTGACAGCAAATCGGTTGGGGATGTTTCCCAGCGGATCAATGATCATCACAAGATCGAAACGTTCTTAACATCGGATATTATCAGTACGTTATTCTCCAGTTTGCAGATCATCGTACTTTCATCCATGTTGTTCACCTATAAATTTTCGATATGGGCAACTTTCATTTGTTTTAGCGCTTCGGCAGTGCTGTGGATGTTCCTGTTCCAGAAAAAACGGAAGCAGCTGGATTACGTGCGGTTTACACAAAGCAAAGCCACCCAAGAAAAACTTTTTGAGTTGATAGTGGGCATGCAGGAGATCAAGCTTTATAACGGAGAACAGGAAAAACGCTGGGAATGGGAGTTTCTGCAGGTGCGCCAGTATCGTTTGAATATCAAGGGGCTTAAACTGGAACAGTACCAGCAAACAGGCTTTTTCTTTCTTTCCCACATCAAGAATGTGGTGATTTCCTTCCTCTCTGCGGTCGCCGTAATGCATGGGGAACTGACTATCGGCGTGATGCTAAGCATCTCTTTCATCATCGGTCAGACAAATGGCCCCCTACAGCAACTTATCCAGTTTTTCAAATCCGCTCAGGATGCGAATTTAAGTTTTAGCAGGTTACAGGAAGTACATCATAAGGATGACGAAGAACAGGGTAGCCTGCCTGAATCGGAGCTGGGTACATTCGCCCCATTGCATGACGGAATCTATTTAAAGCGTCTGAACTTCCAATATCAGGGCCCGCGTTCCCCTTTTGTTCTGAGGGATCTTGACGTCCTGATACCAAAAGGGAAGATCACGGCGATTGTTGGAGCGAGCGGAAGCGGTAAAACAACCCTGATGAAGTTGCTGCTGGGCTTTTATCAGCCAACCGATGGTGCCGTTATGATAGGGGATCAGGAGTTAAGCGAATTGTCCCCAAAATTGTGGCGTAGTCATTGCGGGACGGTTATGCAGGACGGCTACCTATTCAATGATACGATTGCCAGGAACATCGTCGTTGATGGGTCATTTCCGGACACTGAGCGGTTTAACCGCGCGGTTTATGTCAGTAATATCGATGAATTTGTGAATCAGCTCCCGTTGGGGTATAATACGAAGATTGGCCCCAGTGGTGTTGGCCTGAGCGGAGGCCAGAAACAAAGAATCCTGATTGCCAGGGCTGTTTATAAAGACCCCGCTTATCTTTTCTTCGACGAGGCGACCAGCAGCCTGGACGCCGGCAATGAAACCGCCATCATGGACCGCCTGGACACCTTCTTTATTGGTAAGACTGTGGTCGTTATCGCCCACCGTTTGAGTACCGTGCGCCATGCCGATCAAATCATCGTACTGGAAAAGGGGATGGTCGTAGAGACTGGCAACCATGAATCCCTGACTACAAACCGGGGGGCCTATTATGACTTGGTCAAAAATCAACTGGAACTGGGGGCCTGA
- a CDS encoding ORF6N domain-containing protein: MTMVNSELISEEIVVKQIYYIRGQKVMLDSDLAALYQVETKQLKRQVRRNIERFPGEDFMFELTPDEYALISRSQNGTLKQGYNIKYAPMVFTELGISMLSSVLNSASAIQVNIRIMRIFIRLRLILIDNTELKQEIERIRTKLDVQDKNIEVVFSYLDELSKRLDNSESEKQPKKRIGYMPDTD, encoded by the coding sequence ATGACAATGGTAAATAGTGAATTAATATCCGAGGAGATCGTAGTAAAACAGATTTACTACATAAGAGGTCAAAAAGTAATGCTGGACAGCGACTTGGCGGCGCTTTATCAAGTAGAGACTAAACAATTGAAGAGACAAGTCAGGAGGAATATAGAAAGGTTTCCTGGTGAAGACTTTATGTTTGAACTAACACCGGATGAATATGCGCTAATTTCAAGGAGCCAAAATGGCACCTTGAAACAAGGTTATAATATTAAATATGCGCCGATGGTTTTCACTGAATTAGGCATCAGTATGCTTTCAAGTGTTTTAAACAGCGCATCAGCGATTCAAGTAAATATCAGGATCATGCGAATTTTTATTCGTTTGCGCCTAATACTTATAGACAATACAGAGTTGAAGCAGGAGATAGAACGTATCAGAACAAAGCTTGACGTCCAGGATAAGAATATCGAAGTTGTGTTCTCTTATTTAGATGAACTATCGAAGCGCTTAGATAATTCCGAATCTGAAAAGCAACCAAAAAAGAGAATAGGTTATATGCCAGACACTGATTAA
- a CDS encoding site-specific integrase, with translation MRTNVNLLFYLKKPKNYQSGPMPVYLRFTVDGKRSEATTGRICDPSRWNNKAGRLAGTKEDARALNNYLDGLQSKAFDCHRIMTLHDELITAETLRNKFIGKVDKVRTIIAVFADHNQKMQNLVGQEFEKSTLQRYATCLMHIKDFMQWQFNVTDLPVTKISFSFLNDFEYYLRSIRKCGNNSAIKYIKNFGKIVRICLGNGWLTVDPYLNYKPKTSKVNRIALTKDELKALSEKEMPMERLKLVKDIFLFSCYTGLAYVDVSKLKRSEVLRGIDGESWIYTNRKKTDTLSRIPLLPSALEIMERYHENPQCQCDDKVLPVLSNQKMNAYLKEIADLSGISKVLTFHIARHTFATTITLNNGVPIESVAKMMGHTNIKTTQIYAKVMDHKISEDMSLLKQKLAAS, from the coding sequence ATGAGAACAAACGTTAATCTGCTTTTCTATTTGAAAAAGCCAAAGAATTATCAATCAGGCCCAATGCCCGTTTATCTCCGGTTTACTGTTGACGGTAAACGATCAGAAGCCACTACCGGGAGAATCTGTGATCCGTCCCGCTGGAACAATAAAGCCGGAAGACTTGCAGGAACGAAAGAAGATGCCCGTGCCTTAAACAATTATCTCGATGGATTACAATCCAAGGCCTTTGATTGCCACCGGATCATGACCCTGCACGATGAATTAATCACTGCTGAAACTTTGAGAAACAAGTTTATCGGAAAGGTCGATAAGGTAAGAACAATTATAGCAGTATTCGCAGATCATAATCAAAAGATGCAAAACCTGGTAGGACAGGAATTTGAGAAAAGCACTTTGCAGCGCTATGCAACTTGTCTGATGCATATCAAAGATTTTATGCAATGGCAATTCAACGTAACGGACCTGCCTGTTACCAAAATTAGCTTTTCCTTCTTAAATGATTTTGAATACTATCTGAGAAGTATCCGCAAATGCGGTAATAACTCTGCGATCAAATACATCAAAAATTTTGGAAAGATCGTAAGAATATGCCTCGGCAACGGATGGTTGACCGTCGATCCTTATCTCAACTATAAACCGAAGACTTCTAAGGTTAACCGAATAGCGCTAACAAAAGACGAGCTGAAAGCCCTCTCGGAAAAGGAGATGCCTATGGAGCGGCTAAAATTGGTGAAGGATATTTTCCTGTTTAGTTGTTATACCGGCCTTGCCTATGTAGATGTAAGTAAGCTTAAACGTTCTGAAGTGTTAAGGGGAATTGATGGCGAAAGTTGGATTTACACAAATCGCAAAAAAACCGATACGCTATCCCGGATTCCCTTGCTTCCTTCCGCACTCGAAATTATGGAACGCTACCACGAAAACCCGCAATGTCAATGCGATGACAAGGTATTGCCGGTATTAAGCAATCAAAAGATGAACGCCTATCTCAAGGAAATAGCTGATTTATCCGGTATAAGTAAAGTACTCACTTTCCATATTGCCAGGCACACGTTTGCTACTACCATCACGCTGAATAATGGAGTGCCGATAGAAAGCGTTGCTAAGATGATGGGGCATACCAATATCAAAACCACACAGATCTATGCTAAGGTGATGGATCATAAGATCAGTGAAGATATGAGCCTGCTGAAACAAAAGTTAGCTGCAAGTTGA
- a CDS encoding ISAon1 family transposase N-terminal region protein has translation MSSTYETLVHLILPKGLLDYFELTDVRSSENGALNIYLEEKNLAPSGYDKSQLESKGFLPETAIQDFPIRGHKVALCIKRRRWEVKASGEIISRDWDLVRKGARMTTEFGTFLKGIFG, from the coding sequence TTGTCATCAACATACGAAACCCTTGTCCATTTAATCTTACCAAAAGGCCTTTTAGACTATTTTGAACTTACCGATGTCCGTTCATCAGAGAATGGAGCGTTGAACATTTATCTGGAGGAGAAGAACCTTGCTCCATCCGGTTATGATAAGTCACAGTTAGAGTCAAAAGGCTTTTTACCAGAGACAGCTATTCAGGATTTTCCTATCCGCGGCCATAAAGTAGCCTTGTGTATAAAAAGACGCAGATGGGAAGTAAAGGCGAGCGGGGAGATCATCTCAAGAGATTGGGATTTAGTAAGAAAAGGGGCGCGAATGACAACTGAATTCGGCACTTTTTTAAAAGGAATATTTGGATAA
- a CDS encoding ISAon1 family transposase, translated as MDNHPISSHLLGRLYQVDGKQLGQQYKDHLSDFHSWSQKDHAEDWMLFADNTGPYLSIDETALSNGELYTIVTNKQAKGNKKAIVAMIKGTQSEQIIAVLEKIPLRSRNKVKEVTMDMAANMIKAIRRCFSNAVRVVDRFHVQKLAYDAVQEARIKYRWEALDAESKLIEQARKNKQSYQPEVLSNGDTLKQLLARSRYLLFKHRSKWTLSQKERADLLFSRYPELLKAYNLAISLGNIFTNCKTKVIAFKKLAIWYNEVEDSGINAFKTVARSVQQHYESILNFFDNRSTNASAESFNAKVKAFRATLRGVRDTSFFLFRLAKIYA; from the coding sequence TTGGATAATCACCCGATCAGCAGCCATTTATTAGGCCGGTTATACCAGGTAGATGGCAAGCAGCTCGGTCAGCAATACAAAGATCACCTAAGTGATTTTCATAGCTGGAGCCAAAAGGATCATGCGGAAGACTGGATGTTGTTTGCAGATAACACAGGCCCTTATCTGAGTATAGATGAAACTGCGTTAAGCAATGGGGAACTCTATACCATTGTTACCAACAAACAAGCCAAAGGGAATAAAAAAGCCATAGTGGCGATGATCAAAGGCACACAGTCTGAACAAATCATCGCTGTACTGGAGAAAATACCCTTAAGGTCAAGGAATAAAGTAAAGGAGGTAACGATGGACATGGCGGCAAACATGATCAAAGCTATACGCAGATGTTTTAGCAATGCTGTGCGGGTCGTGGATCGATTCCATGTACAAAAGCTGGCTTATGACGCTGTTCAGGAAGCAAGAATAAAATATCGCTGGGAAGCTCTTGATGCGGAAAGTAAGCTGATTGAACAGGCCCGGAAAAACAAACAATCCTATCAGCCCGAAGTGCTCAGTAATGGCGATACTTTAAAACAATTACTCGCCCGAAGCAGATACTTGCTGTTCAAGCATCGATCTAAATGGACGCTATCACAAAAGGAAAGGGCTGATCTGCTTTTTTCAAGATATCCGGAACTGCTCAAAGCTTATAATCTTGCTATCAGCTTAGGTAATATATTCACTAATTGTAAAACCAAAGTGATCGCCTTTAAAAAACTGGCTATATGGTATAATGAGGTGGAAGACTCTGGTATTAATGCTTTTAAAACCGTTGCAAGGTCCGTTCAGCAACATTATGAATCTATCTTGAACTTCTTCGATAACAGAAGTACAAACGCATCTGCAGAATCTTTCAATGCTAAAGTTAAAGCTTTCAGAGCTACTCTCAGAGGTGTAAGAGATACTTCATTCTTTCTATTCAGACTTGCTAAAATCTATGCTTAA
- a CDS encoding DUF4249 domain-containing protein has protein sequence MKGKRYILILLLLGGIYNACKKPYNPKLVDSPNQYLVVEGVINNGSDSTIIKLSRTVKISGNVSTNGVDNCAVSVEAEGGTAYSLTSRGNGTYFIPALNLDVSKKYRVHIVTNDNKEYASDYVEVKKTQPIDSIGFNIKNGNVQVYANTHDASNSSRYYRWSYEETWRFHAKYQSAYMVDPVAKAVVFRPPSESSYYCFAGAKSSTIVIGSSAKLSQDVIYQQPVTTIASTSEKIEMRYSILLKQYALTKEAYQFWENMKKNTEQLGSIFDAQPSQLTGNIHNLKDPAEPVIGYISVTNVQSKRVFIDNADLPREWVATYPYDCGPPDTALFSNPKTQQNDVLNMIINGSGIPVADITDKMNVIGYTYSSIECTDCRIRGRVQTPSFWKER, from the coding sequence ATGAAAGGAAAACGATATATATTGATTTTATTATTGCTGGGAGGCATATATAATGCCTGTAAAAAGCCTTATAACCCTAAACTTGTTGACTCTCCCAATCAGTACTTGGTTGTTGAAGGGGTGATAAACAATGGCAGCGATTCAACTATAATAAAATTAAGCAGAACGGTTAAGATTTCGGGCAATGTAAGCACAAACGGAGTTGATAATTGCGCGGTATCTGTTGAAGCCGAAGGGGGAACAGCATATTCACTTACATCCCGGGGAAATGGGACTTATTTTATACCTGCGCTTAACCTGGATGTGTCAAAAAAGTACCGTGTGCATATTGTCACTAACGATAATAAAGAATATGCGTCTGACTATGTTGAAGTAAAAAAGACACAGCCAATTGATAGCATAGGGTTTAATATTAAAAATGGTAACGTGCAGGTTTATGCAAATACGCACGATGCCTCCAATAGCTCCCGATATTACAGGTGGAGTTATGAAGAAACATGGCGCTTTCATGCTAAATATCAATCGGCCTATATGGTTGATCCTGTGGCTAAAGCAGTTGTTTTTCGGCCACCCAGTGAAAGCAGTTATTACTGCTTTGCGGGGGCCAAATCCAGTACCATAGTTATAGGCTCATCAGCTAAGCTATCACAAGATGTAATATACCAGCAACCGGTAACAACCATAGCCTCAACATCTGAAAAAATTGAAATGCGTTATTCTATTTTGCTGAAGCAGTACGCTTTAACAAAAGAGGCTTATCAGTTTTGGGAAAATATGAAGAAAAACACCGAGCAATTGGGGAGTATATTCGATGCGCAACCATCACAGCTAACGGGTAATATTCACAACCTTAAAGATCCGGCCGAACCTGTTATTGGATATATAAGTGTAACTAATGTTCAATCAAAACGGGTATTTATTGATAATGCCGATCTCCCTCGCGAGTGGGTGGCAACGTACCCGTATGATTGCGGTCCGCCTGATACTGCACTTTTTTCCAACCCTAAAACGCAGCAAAATGACGTATTAAACATGATTATTAATGGTAGCGGGATACCCGTAGCTGATATAACCGACAAAATGAACGTAATAGGATATACTTATTCATCAATTGAATGTACCGATTGCAGGATCAGGGGCCGGGTACAAACTCCCTCATTTTGGAAAGAGAGATAA